The Melospiza georgiana isolate bMelGeo1 chromosome 19, bMelGeo1.pri, whole genome shotgun sequence genome segment AGCACGATACCTCAAAGTCCAATAATTTTGCCATTATCCAGTTTCTAAgtggtttaggggttttttgctAACCCTCCATTTTATATATAGATTTACAGAAACTGAAATATCTGTCAGGTAATGGATATATATCCAGGTTATGGATGGCAAGGACAGGCCCGCTCTCACTCCATATCTACTATAATTATTCCAGATTTATGTGGAATACCTTCAAGATTTGTCTCATGTCCATCACTTATCAGCAGGGGGAAGAGCACAGCATTTGTTGATATGCAGAAATCTCAAAGTGACTGCACTGAGAGTCAGCTCCATCCCCAAAATTCCATGTAAAGGATCCATCAGCACCCACAGCCTGCATTTGTTTGGAAGAGAAGGATCAGGGAAGAACCTCATCACTCCCCAGAATTACCTGAGGGGAGATTGTGGTGAGGTAGGGTCATTTTTTTCTACTGCAGTgggaagacaagaaaaacagctttaaacTGAGATGGGagattcagattagatattagggaaAAGTATTTTCACTGTTTGGGTGGTCATGGCAATAGGTTGCCATGGTGGGGttaccatccctggaaatgtctgGATTgagtgctgggtttggggttctGGTGGCAGTGCTGAATACACAGTTGGGACTTGACAATCAAAgcatcacagaatatcctgagttagaagggacccatcagggagatcaagtccaactccaGACAGTGCACAGAACACAGACACTGCATCCCACCACATATCAGagttcttgagctctgtcaggttTGGTGCCATCACCACTGCACCAAGTGGTGAGCCTATCCTAACGCTCCACCACACTCTGGGTGAAAAAACTTGCCCTGATATCCAACATAAACCTCCTCTGATTCAGCTCTAGCCATTTCCTCAAGCCTTGTAACACATGAGATGGAAGGGATCAGAACCTGCTCCACCTCTTCCCACCATGAGAATATTGAGGACCACAATGAGGTGCGACCTCAGGCTCATCATCTCCAAGCTGAACAAATGAGGTGATCTCAGCCACTCCCCCTTAAGGCTTCCCCTCCACCATCCTTAAAGCATTTTTGAAGAGTTCTTAAGGATCGTTTCCAACTTTAATCAATCTCTGCAGACATAACCATCACGCACATCTGCCTCACCGCTCCTGAGGGGACGGGGGGGCGGCCTGCGCCTTTAAATACCGCCGGTAAGCCCCGCCCCCTGAGGCCCCGCCCAGGCCCCGCCCCTTCCCGCCGCGCGGCGCTTCCGTGCTCGGCGCCGCCCGTTCCGGGCCCGTCTCTTTAAGGCCCCCGAggcgcggcggcggcagcggcggtgAGAGGGGACGGGGCTGCCCGGGGTTCGAGCTCGCTTCTGCGGCTTCCCCTCGTGCCGTAACTGCGCTCTGGGTGCTGTGTGACCCGCCCGGCTGAGCTCCGCTGCCTGCGCGGCCCTGCTGGCACggaggggccggggcagggccTGGTGCGGAGCGCTGTGGGGAGATGCCGTGGGGGGGGGGCTTAGGGCTCCTTCTcttcaatttcttcttttttccctgccttATGGTGCTCCGTGGGTATTACCAGTGCTGTACACGCCTGGCTGCGTGGGGTGTTTAGCCGTGGGGTGCAGAAGGGTCCCCCATGCTGATTCCTTGCAGCCCTGAGCGCCCACAGCTGAGCCCGGCGTGGGCAAAGCAGCCCCCGAgtgttttctgaaatgtttcatCCTCTCTCTGTGTCCCTAAACTCTGCTTTTGATGTGTTGGGACATCAAAGCGAGTGTCTCACAAATTGGGGGGCATGGAGAGTTCACAGGTGTTGGTTGTGCTTAACCAATCTAAGTAGGAGAGAAAATGGTCATTAATCTCCATTAGCTTTAATATTGATTCAAGGCTTCTGGTGGCTTTTCCCCTGATTCTTGCAAGAGCGGTGCAGAAAGCTCTCCCTAATTAAACCAAATAAGGTAATGGAATAGAATTTACTTgcaggaaagagctgaaaagcaaacacatgTAGTATGGGTCAGACAGCTCTTTGATGTGTCATTTATGGCTTGGGAAGCTCATTACCTTCCTTTAGGTTCCATCAGCTCTGCTGATAATGAGAGGCACAGTAGCAAATGGCTTTGAACAAAAGCTGTAGGCTGCTCCCTTGTTTGGTGCACTCTGTCCTGATGAACAGGTTTCCAGCCCAAACAGCTGCTGGAGCTTGTGTAATTCATTATTAAATGAATAATTTCCACAGCTACGTTTTTCTCTGTTGTGTTTGTGACAATTGGGATGatttgttttttgtggggtAATGTCTCCTCCTTGTGCTATTCTGAACAGTtttgctgctgtcctgaaggaACTCTTACTGATAACAAGGACATAGTGACATCCTTTCTGTATTGTCAAAATTGCAGTAATAAATGGAGTTTTGAGCTGTTCTTCCTACAAAATGACCTAATGAAACTGTTACTCCAAAATAAGGAAATTTTTGGTATAGATCCTAAAGCATTTATGTTTTTTACTTTGTTGCAATAACACATCTGCTCTCCttgctgccaggcactgcatGACCATAACTGCACAATGTCTGTCCCACGTGGAGCTGTCCATGCAAAATGGATAGTGGGGAAAGTAATTGGGACCAAAATGCAGAAAACTGCCAAAGTGAGAGTGACAAGGCTCGTGCTGGATCCCTACTTGCTAAAGGTAACACCAGTGAACAacctctcctgcctgctgggttttgtgttttgtgcaGAAATGTTCTGCTGATTCAACTCTTAAAAGTTTTGATGACTCTTTACAAATCAAACTCCTCAAGGATCTGGCTGTGGGGATGACTGCAGAGGATGAAAAGCAGTGAGTGGTGAGGACTTACAAATTACCTGCTAAATGTATTTCTTTGAAGTGCCTTGTTAATGCACTTCATTTGATCTTTTTGGGAAGGTAAGCTTTTGTTGTTTCACGCTTAGACTGAATTTTTCATGTCGATGTGGAGCATGCTTTGGAGACTTGATAGTTTATTAGTCACTTGTACAATAAATTTtatagcttttttttctgtatgtgtAATTGTAGCATTACTGTGATCTTGGATTTATCCCTTATGGATGCTCTTCAAACAAGAAAgttaaaaattgaattttctccattttaaaTAGGGAAACAGTGGTACATAGAGGTAGAATAAATTGCTTTTGGTGACCAAAAGGTTAAGGATAGAGTCATTATTGGAAAATGGGTCTTGTGGAACccatttcaatattttatcCAGTAGAAGAACCTTTACTTATCTCTTAACCTAATTTATTTCGTAAAGGATTCTGAATTCTGCCATtctaataaggaaaaaaaatactttatgtgaaaaaaattatttcagcaagAAAACTCTCTCACATAAAAAACATCAAAATGCAGATTTCAGAGCTTTCTCTTCCCcatctcctttcctccaggctcaGTTGGCAATCCTGGCAAGAAATTGGgaagggcagtgctgtgctgtctgTGGAGAACCTGTAGAGTGCACAGTTGCATTTCTCCTCATGATCCAAACTGAATCTCACTTTAAAACATACATAAAACTTCagagaaatttatttatttgataataattatatatttaccCATTGCATAATTTGAAATATAATAccaaggtttcttttcttttttcatttttgttctttttacagttctttaacaaaagaaaaacctatTTTGCCCATGACCCACTGCAGCAGTGTGTTGTTGGAGACATTGTCCTTCTGAAAGCTCTGCCTGAGAGAAGGAGCAAACACGTGAAACACGAACTGGCTGAAATTGTGTTCAAGGTTGGCAATGTCATAGATCCCATCACAGGAAAGCCCTGTGCAGGAACCAGATTCCTGGAAAACCTGTCAGATTCAGAAAATCTCACCGAGGCAGACACCACCTATCTAAGTGAGAAACTTCAGGAACTTAAAGTTTGTTCAACAGACAAATAGTGGGGGAAGTATTTTAAGCAGAGGGCTTCCAGCTTTTGTGTCTCTCTGTCAGGGATGTTTGAGGCCCTGCTGTGATATGTTTAATGTTTCAGTGAAATTTGTAGTCAAAATAAATAGTAAATGTAGTTGCTTATGCAAAGAGATGTTGCAGATTGATGGGCATCTGGAGCTTTGaatgaaaatgcagagaaaaatgcAAGTTTAGTGTTGACACTTCATTTTGTTGCCTGTAGTTCTGCCCCAGTGACAGTTCCCAGAGGCAGCTGCCCTCCTGGAATGACCTCTCTGTGTTCAGACAAGACTGCACCTGTGTGATGTTTCATTTTGGTGGGAGGGTCGTGATATCATTATATTATTTGGTTGTTCTGTATTTCAGGCAGTCTCTTGTGGTTTGTAGGGTTACTGGAGATGATGCTATTAAAGCTTTTGAAAGGAAGTGTAGAATTTTAAAACCAGCTGCATGCTTGTGTCCTTATTTCCTCTTCCAGTGCCTTCTGCCTTCCAAACTCTAACAAAAACACAGAACTTTGCCTTATAGTGGCAGAGAGGTGAGAATCAAAGCTTTGGGCAGCTGAGTGAGggtgcctctgtccctgtccaAAGGCAGGATTTCATTCTGGGAGAGCTGGATCTCTTTGAGCTGATGAGAATACAAATCCTAAAAGTGATTAGATTTATTCTCATCAGAAAAGCTAATTAAAATAACTCATTTTGGGGAGCTAGAGGGGCTGGTGTGCTGCATGTGGAGCTAAAGGCCAGAGCAGTTAGTGATGAAAGATGATTTTATCCTGGTTCAGCTCTGGGGATCTCATGTCCTCTCCTCCAGGGCATGCAGCAAGCTGAGAGCCTGCAGCTGTTGCAGCAGCCTCAAGTTTCTGACTTTGGATCTAGAAGGGCACCTGCCTCAAAATTTGTACATGTGGGAGGGGACAGTGGCATAGGAGAGCTGTGAGAAATCCTTGCCAAAGAAAATGTCTGTTGGTCTTTAGGTTCAGAAGCAAAACAAGGTGTATCAGACCTAAAATCTTCTCCTCTGACCCAAAAGATCTTATTTTAAGCAACTGAGTAGCTTCCAGTTGTGTTTTCTGCTGTTGTCACAGTATTAAAGATCATTTGCCCTTTAACTTTGTGCACAAAATCAGTTCTGGCTGCCTAAAAAGCGTGACTGAACTCAGCTAATTATTTGGGACAGCAAAAATTCAAAACTTGAAGTTCCTTTAGTGCTTCAAAGCAAAAAATGCTGCTCTTTGAATGTTCATGTGGATGTCAAGAAACTTTCCCTGAAATGCCTCTGTGTAAAATTTTGTGGGCACTCTGAAGTTGAGGAAGTGCCTTAAACATGTGGCTGTAgggttttttcttgttgtttgtGGCAGAGGTTTGGGTTTATGTAAATTCCTCAGGAACTGGAGCTGGCTgatcaaaggaaagaaaaaacctgaGCTCTGATCCCTGCCCAGGTGAATGCAAAATGTGAAACTTCATCCAAGCAGAGATTGGGAGAACTTGGATACAGGGTAGAGTTTGGCCCTGGGCTGTAGGAAATGCACTCAAATTGTATCCAAGCAGAACTTGACCCTTAATATATGGGATATAAATATTCTAATGCTacataattataaaaaatagaaaagatttCCTGTTTGCTTAAAAGATTGTATCTACATCTAATTAGGGGagtgaatattttcttttcttgtaatTCCCCTTGAGTAGCTgtgaaaatgccattttttttctatatgaTTGATTCATCACAGAAGGTTATAATTTTTCCAGTGTAGGCTCTGGGAGGGTTGCTCAAGAACTTGTCACACTGTCAGATCAAAATGTGACTAAAACCAAATTACATATCAGACTGTGTTATTTAATAGAGTGATGGCAATTGCAGGTTAAATTGTTTTAAAGTACGAAGATTGTGCTTTTGTGATGTTAAAGCACATCATATGTGTTATCTTCTGCATTAGTCTGAGAGTGCTGatagaaaaatcataaaatgggaaaggaaagtTTATAGGGCCAAGATAGAATCATTATAGGTGTTATGTGGAATGATAAGGATTAGTCACTGACTGCTTTCTGTGTTTATTGGCTTGTTGCTTTTAGAACTGCCCTTTAATTATTACCCTAATTATCACTTTATCCTCAATTTGGAGTGATTTAAGGATTCgattccagcacacacctcctcctcctcagccaaAATTTCTCTGAGTACAGCAGAGCAGCATGAGGCAAACCCTTCTGCTGCCAGCGAGTGAAAAATGTACCAGGAGAGCAACaacccagggctgggggtccctAAATTCAGCTGGGTCCCCTAAAACCAGGGCTGGGATTCCCAAAATTGGGGCTATGATCCCCCTAAATCTGACTGGAGGGCCCCAAACTGGGGCTGCAGTCTCTAAAAACCAGGGCTTGGGGATCTCACTAAATCCAAGTGGGTCCTTCACAAAACCTTCACAAACCCCTAAACCAGCAGATCCTCCAAAACTGTGGCTGGGGTCCCCCCAAATGCAGCTAGACCCCCCCCAAACCAGGCTAAATTTGACAGAGTTTTCCCAAACTGGGGCTGGGGTTCCTCTATGTCTGACTAGGTGTTCCTAAACCAGGGCAGGGTCCTCCTAAATCCGACTTGGTCCCCCCAAACCGAGGCTAGGGAACCCCAAAACTAGAGCTAGGTCCCCTATATCTGAGTAGCTGTCCCCAAAGCTGAGCAGGGTCCCCCTAAACCCGACTTAGGACCCCAAAACTAGAGCTCGGTCCCCTATATCTGAGTAGCGGTCCCCCAAAACCCACTTGGTTCGTCAAAACCTATActgggggaccccaaaactaGAGCTAGGTCGCCTATATATGAGTAGCGGTCCCCAAAGCTGAGCAGGGTCCCCCTAAACCCAACTTCGTCCCCCAAAACCGAGCCCTGGGGGGCTGAGGGCCCGTGAGGGGGTCCCGGAGCCGGCAGAGCCGCGCATGCGCAGGCGGCGCTGCCCGCCAGGGGGCGTGgccgcagcccccggcccaGGAGGGAGG includes the following:
- the MRPS17 gene encoding 28S ribosomal protein S17, mitochondrial, which translates into the protein MSVPRGAVHAKWIVGKVIGTKMQKTAKVRVTRLVLDPYLLKFFNKRKTYFAHDPLQQCVVGDIVLLKALPERRSKHVKHELAEIVFKVGNVIDPITGKPCAGTRFLENLSDSENLTEADTTYLSEKLQELKVCSTDK